The sequence AAGGTCTTATTATGCCTTGTCGAattattatttgctttatttaGTGCCACTGTTTCTAAAAATAATGACGCTCTTTACTGTCTAATTCTCTTGAAAGCGAACGTGCTCTCTTAAATTGTAGTAATGCATATACGTTAATTGTGTTACTACTATTTTTGGCAGTAAATTGTTAAGTTtactttgttttaaaacataaaatactgactagttttattataaaacaaatgtcAAGTAAactttagagttttttttatgttgcaaGGTCATAATCATACAGATGAGACGTAAAACCTAActcttacaacaacaaaatacagtcaacgtattttgttgtatcagacacatgatttgttttatttttgtttgacaaataatAGTGTCTCgtccatagataaatacacacagattggaaactctgctgtcaaagacctaactcagttatgAAAAACCTTAGTGGTAAGAATGaattagttaaataaaactatgtgaaatcaaaaacaacactcgtatgtgtgatttttgagtaatttgttattttgattttttttctacatagtttccgctctatgtgtatttctctagttagaatttcaagtattttgttTAACGGCTGTACTTGTGAGCTTTGCAGTTTTTAGTCAGAACTATTTAGAAAAGCatcaaaatatattgaaaattttaatacagGAATGGATTTCCTTTAAAACTGGAATGTAGCTAATGATAATTATTGAACTAAGATAATAAGCGATCGTCACTGTTGATGATCGGCCAAAAAAATATCCactttttttaacgaatttattttctttcagaTTTCGGAAAATGACTCACTTCCAAAGGTGCTCTGCAAGTCGTGTTTTCGTCAGGTGGAGGCTACGGCTTCATTGTCAAAGATCGCCAAACATACTCAACAAGTATTTCGGGATTTTCTCTTAAGCAATTTggtaagttttgaaaatttaaaacatatagAGGGGAAACTAAAAATGcttcaaaatttttgcaaattcatTCTCACCATTtaggtttttgtaaatgaattTCTGCTCTTTGGATTTCTgtatgattttaaatgtttaatactagttttcacttaaaatattaatttgtttacctaTTTGTCTTATTACAGCCCAAAGGCCCTTCCGAAAGTTCAAATACTTCTGAATTCACATCTTCCGATTTTATGGGCAAACAATATGCCaaggaaaaatctaaaaaagacGAAACTGTGGTACCAGCGCCACAAAATTCATTAGCCTTCTTACCACCTCCAGCAGCACCAATACTAGCCGCAACACAAGCTCCAGCTATATTGCAAAACTTAACAACGGTCTCCCGAAAAGATGAGGTAGTGGTTAATGTTTCGGTTGCCGATCCATTGACACGAGATAATCAACAAAAAATGATTTCTAATTCACAAAGACGGCAAAGTCTACTACTGGAATCACGTTATACACCCAAATCGATAGCGCAAAAACCAGCCACAGCAGTCCAGAAGGCACCAAAACCAAATCAATCTATAGAGACCACAAATACAACGAATAGCGCAACAACTGCCACACCGGCATTAAACTTTTACCCGATTAAGGCTCACCAGCAACAGGTTCAACAGCCAAACACACAAATAACCACCTTTAGTAGTGGAGGTTATGTTATAGGAAGCATTAATACAGACAGCACCGATAAGGAACAACCGAAAAAGATTAACAACATGCCTTTGGCGCCCACAGCTGataatgttttgcagcaaaagCGCAAGAATCTGGTCAAGGCATTGAATAATATTAAGGCCAACAATTCGGGTCAGGTGTCATTGCTGAAATCTTCGCAACAAAAACAAACGCCAAACACACAGAATATACCAAAAATTCCGCTAGCGGAAGTGGTTAATCAGGCGGCCGAAGATGAATTACCCGATAAAATTATTATTGCTGCTCCCAAGAAAAAGTCGTCGTCGTCAGATAAATCTAAAAAAGAGCCCTTAAATTTAAGTAGTAAAATACCGGCAGTAGTTACACCATTACCACAGATACCAGTGCCCACCACTACAGCCACTATAACAGCTGTtgtacagcaacaacaacagcagcaagaTCCTGCTACCACATTCACCAACACTGCACCCAAACCCACATTTCCCGAGGATATTTTATTGGGTCGTGTCATACGTGATATGGATTTATTGAAGCTGATTTTGAAAGCTTTAAAATGGCcggtaaacaaacaaaatatggaATTACAATTACAACGTTTAAAGAACTCCAAATTCACCGATATTATGTCGGATAACAATTTATTGCAAGACACAGATTTGACTCAACTGCTGGGACCCTATTTGGCCCCTGTTCTATTGGCCGCTCAAGCtttgcaacagcaacaacaacaaattttaaaaaatactacattaaATGAGAACATGTCAGCTGCCTATATACCACCGGCAAAAGTCTCGGCCTTAGAAGCGGCTCAAgctgaaattaataaatcaataCCCTATAAACTGCCACCAGAAACATCGGTACAATTGGTGCCCGCCACACCCGAAGACACAGAGCCCACACAATCCCCTCCTTTAAGCACTTTAACTAACTGCAACTCCAGCACCTCCGTTGCTTTGAAGAGAGATGAACAAAATGAAACAACAACTGTGGCGGTGCCTCAAAAGAGACAACGCAGAGCTGCTGCTCAAAGAGCCAGAGATTCTATAGTTATATCCGATGAGGAAGATACCTTCACTGAAGGGAAACCACCCAAAAAAGCTAGACAGCGGACCACCAAATCTACAGCCAACATACAAATCGActtaaataatgattttatgaCACAATTCAATTTGCTAAATGGGTCGGGTGGTGTGGAAGCCAATGAAGCTTTAATGGCACTGCTGCAAAGACAAAAGACTGCCATtatgaagaacaaaaaagtacaacGACGTAGACGCAATAGTGTTTCAAATTTAATAACATTGCCGACCAGTGAATTTGATGCTTTAATTGATTTGGATAATGATATTGTCTTAATGGAACCTGTTACCACCACCAGTTCCTACGATACGACCTCAACAACTAACAACTTTGAAGCGTTACAGCCAAAAACCGATGTCACTAATACATTTGTTATACCCTCTGTGCCGCTTATAACGCGTCCCATTATTAAACGAAGAAAAACTGTAATACACTCCTCTCGAAGCAAATTAGATTTGTCTACGGAGTTGAAAAACACACCTATTTCCTCTTCATCAATTTCACCCAGCAAAGAAAGGCTATTAGAAGAAACTATAAATCAAGTTGCCACCGGTATTATGTCGAATAGCGACAATCCAATACAACAAAGTCCCACAAAACCCATCATCAGCGAAAATTCCCTACTTCTGCCGACAGATCTATCGCCATCTAAAGCCCCACAACAAAAGAAATTGCAAAGTAAGGCCACTTTGGGCCAACAACTTTTGGAAGCCATAGGTTTGCAAAAAATATCAACCAATGCGGCAAACAATCCACAAACCGAAGCCGCCAGCTCTTCCAGTTTAACCAACGCCATAACGGTGATGCCCAACAGTAAACAGTCGATACAGCAAATAAGATCAGCCCTGAAAAAGTCGCTCAAACAGGCTCAAGAACAGCAGCAGCAAAGGAAAAAGGAATTATCCTCTTCCATGGCCAACAATACAATAATACAAGATGCTGACTCTACCACCAAGACGGCTGGTGTTAAGGAAATTGTGGTGGTCGAGGGAAAAGGCAATAAAAGTGATAATGGTTCCTCAATGGTGGATGTGGAAGATCAAATCGATAAAGTCACACTAATGGTGCGCAGCAATGACAAGGACAATTGTATGCAGCCTACACAGGCTGCAACTATTACCGAAAAACAGGAAAAGAAAGAAGTGAAAAAATCACCAACCACCAAGATTCAGGAACGACGTCGTACCGTGCCGGCAACAGCAGCACGAGGTGCTCGCAATATAGCAGCCCTTGACACTAAAGACAAATCCAATGAGCAGCAGGAAGAACATAATGAGGTTGTGGAAATACCAGAAGTTGCCGAAGATAATGagtaagtttttaattaatttttattaaatgtattt comes from Calliphora vicina chromosome 2, idCalVici1.1, whole genome shotgun sequence and encodes:
- the dbr gene encoding uncharacterized protein dbr produces the protein MDIHSNLEFLCRVCAANTKGKNSVAECVYILKTAGLRDKLDKFLYLKISENDSLPKVLCKSCFRQVEATASLSKIAKHTQQVFRDFLLSNLPKGPSESSNTSEFTSSDFMGKQYAKEKSKKDETVVPAPQNSLAFLPPPAAPILAATQAPAILQNLTTVSRKDEVVVNVSVADPLTRDNQQKMISNSQRRQSLLLESRYTPKSIAQKPATAVQKAPKPNQSIETTNTTNSATTATPALNFYPIKAHQQQVQQPNTQITTFSSGGYVIGSINTDSTDKEQPKKINNMPLAPTADNVLQQKRKNLVKALNNIKANNSGQVSLLKSSQQKQTPNTQNIPKIPLAEVVNQAAEDELPDKIIIAAPKKKSSSSDKSKKEPLNLSSKIPAVVTPLPQIPVPTTTATITAVVQQQQQQQDPATTFTNTAPKPTFPEDILLGRVIRDMDLLKLILKALKWPVNKQNMELQLQRLKNSKFTDIMSDNNLLQDTDLTQLLGPYLAPVLLAAQALQQQQQQILKNTTLNENMSAAYIPPAKVSALEAAQAEINKSIPYKLPPETSVQLVPATPEDTEPTQSPPLSTLTNCNSSTSVALKRDEQNETTTVAVPQKRQRRAAAQRARDSIVISDEEDTFTEGKPPKKARQRTTKSTANIQIDLNNDFMTQFNLLNGSGGVEANEALMALLQRQKTAIMKNKKVQRRRRNSVSNLITLPTSEFDALIDLDNDIVLMEPVTTTSSYDTTSTTNNFEALQPKTDVTNTFVIPSVPLITRPIIKRRKTVIHSSRSKLDLSTELKNTPISSSSISPSKERLLEETINQVATGIMSNSDNPIQQSPTKPIISENSLLLPTDLSPSKAPQQKKLQSKATLGQQLLEAIGLQKISTNAANNPQTEAASSSSLTNAITVMPNSKQSIQQIRSALKKSLKQAQEQQQQRKKELSSSMANNTIIQDADSTTKTAGVKEIVVVEGKGNKSDNGSSMVDVEDQIDKVTLMVRSNDKDNCMQPTQAATITEKQEKKEVKKSPTTKIQERRRTVPATAARGARNIAALDTKDKSNEQQEEHNEVVEIPEVAEDNEKPEKDDLENANISSQSDPNSLTTKETNAGIKEEILTPKRRGRKRLVDKVQELETAESNDKEKDSKTSPTISEKSRTLDKSKDEETDNNNANNSKTEEETASHTTSGRPTRQSKTLSKYYKGPDKPAQGRRSLPSRSTRNRKYS